In Helianthus annuus cultivar XRQ/B chromosome 3, HanXRQr2.0-SUNRISE, whole genome shotgun sequence, a single window of DNA contains:
- the LOC110931495 gene encoding uncharacterized protein LOC110931495, whose protein sequence is MSGGASDNVLSLTTDELKEKIAEEVGRAIEFSLPRFVERMQNTLLSTMEERIGELREDLTSDRGKAKEKKGCSYNKFMVCKPPIFNGEVDPIACQRWISDIEGVFERTHCDESDFVAYGTGQLRGQAKDWWDNLRNERGVETIRAMTWEDFKVPFLKHHSPKAVINKIKEEFMQLRQKGETVDKITGMFMDKLKFCDDLVKTEEQKIYYYHTVLRAEYREFMTPSHYESLTDIINAAREREIELKRQVERGERRALDENPSPAKKPKVAESSKKGSAKGGSPSCKTCGRTHKGECYFKNKPCVACGKIGHGVANCPDKVTVCYKCYQPGHKKSECPELVGKKESADSRDETPKAKARSF, encoded by the coding sequence ATGTCGGGAGGTGCTAGTGACAATGTTCTATCCCTCACTACCGACGAGTTGAAAGAGAAGATTGCCGAGGAAGTTGGAAGGGCCATCGAATTTAGCCTACCAAGATTTGTGGAAAGAATGCAAAACACCTTACTTTCGACTATGGAGGAAAGAATTGGTGAATTAAGAGAAGACCTTACCAGTGATAGAggcaaggctaaggaaaagaaaGGTTGTTCTTACAACAAGTTTATGGTGTGCAAGCCCCCGATTTTCAATGGAGAGGTAGATCCAATTGCTTGTCAAAGGTGGATAAGCGATATTGAAGGTGTTTTCGAACGCACGCATTGTGATGAAAGTGACTTCGTGGCGTATGGAACTGGCCAACTTAGAGgccaagccaaggattggtgggacaacCTCAGAAACGAAAGGGGTGTTGAAACAATAAGGGCAATGACTTGGGAAGATTTCAAAGTACCATTCCTCAAACATCATAGCCCCAAGGCAGTGATAAATAAGATAAAGGAGGAATTTATGCAATTGAGGCAAAAGGGTGAAACCGTTGATAAAATTACGGGGATGTTCATGGATAAGCTCAAGTTTTGTGATGACTTAGTCAAAACTGAAGAACAGAAAATCTATTATTATCACACCGTGCTTAGGgctgaatatagggagttcatgaCCCCCTCACATTATGAAAGCCTCACCGATATAATCAATGCGGCGCGGGAACGCGAGATTGAACTAAAAAGGCAAGTTGAAAGAGGTGAGAGGAGGGCCTTGGATGAAAACCCGAGTCCCGCAAAGAAGCCAAAGGTAGCTGAATCTTCGAAGAAGGGAAGTGCAAAAGGAGGTTCTCCGAGTTGCAAAACATGTGGACGCACTCATAAGGGTGAATGCTACTTCAAGAATAAACCTTGTGTGGCATGTGGCAAGATAGGGCATGGGGTTGCAAATTGCCCAGACAAAGTAACGGTGTGCTATAAATGTTACCAACCGGGTCATAAAAAGTCAGAATGTCCGGAATTAGTGGGAAAGAAAGAGAGTGCCGACTCTAGGGATGAGACCCCAAAAGCTAAGGCAAGGTCGTTCTAA